One Amphiprion ocellaris isolate individual 3 ecotype Okinawa chromosome 5, ASM2253959v1, whole genome shotgun sequence genomic region harbors:
- the LOC111588029 gene encoding uncharacterized protein LOC111588029, protein MDGVLEGAVVLCACKLACSLLFLPSLAASYSPISFCCCCLLIFTDFLVTVFLTFLCIFESWLTELTSLGDVIALRFLLFLSHTYGAVLLLTTPLIAVETLFRLLLPRRTVGSDGKVNVEEEDTNNSDEDGRLSHVVGYLCCLSVWVIVAVNVRWRWKLEEVWAVACVHATDSLVSCLPNLFSPMPIAVSPCWAMAFLFLLLILLTSSSTGLHRRHQGERTHKEKRGVDNKDDCSLIPASSAPFKPVNPGTSSLQPAQCVDPEKTESSCTVHRAYSWNSVQMSARHHGDFVLTSPGCLSGPRGGQEQGRTKRGAPMTFITEEHVDSQHRSRCGWRWWGFPCLGVNIMIGIVSVLSIFVLPLNLSVNILLIRTTEALLELFIRSLVSSAASTRDTSASHNETLV, encoded by the exons ATGGATGGTGTGTTGGAAGGAGCAGTGGTGTTGTGTGCATGTAAACTGGCCTGCAGTCTTCTGTTCCTGCCCTCTCTGGCTGCCTCCTACAGCCCCAtcagcttctgctgctgctgcctcctcatCTTCACCGACTTCTTGGTCACAG TTTTTCTGACTTTCCTTTGCATCTTTGAGTCCTGGCTGACTGAACTGACCTCACTAGGGGATGTCATCGCCCTGCGCTTCCTGCTCTTTCTCAGCCACACCTACGGAGCCGTGCTGCTCCTGACCACACCGCTGATTGCTGTGGAGACTCTGTTCCGACTGCTGCTGCCTCGGAGGACGGTGGGCTCTGACGGGAAGGTAAACGTGGAGGAAGAGGACACCAACAACTCAGACGAAGACGGGAGGCTGTCTCATGTTGTCGGCTACCTCTGCTGCCTGTCAGTGTGGGTCATCGTTGCCGTCAATGTCAGGTGGCGATGGAAGCTGGAGGAAGTGTGGGCTGTTGCCTGTGTGCACGCAACCGACTCCCTGGTCAGCTGTCTGCCCAACCTGTTCAGCCCCATGCCCATAGCTGTGAGCCCCTGCTGGGCCATggccttcctcttcctcctcctcatcctcctgaccagcagcagcacaggccTGCACAGACGACATCAGGGGGAGAggacacacaaagagaaacGTGGAGTTGACAATAAAGACGACTGCAGCCTCATTCCGGCGTCATCTGCACCCTTCAAGCCTGTGAATCCTGGGACGTCGTCGTTGCAGCCGGCTCAGTGTGTTGACCCAGAGAAAACAGAGAGCAGCTGCACCGTTCACAGAGCATATTCCTGGAACAGCGTGCAGATGTCGGCGCGTCACCATGGAGACTTTGTCCTCACCTCCCCCGGGTGTTTGTCCGGACCGAGGGGAGGACAGGAGCAGGGAAGGACAAAGAGAGGTGCACCCATGACATTTATCACAGAGGAACATGTGGACTCACAACACAGGAGCCGGTGTGGGTGGCGGTGGTGGGGTTTTCCCTGCCTGGGGGTGAACATAATGATAGGGATCGTGAGTGTGCTCTCCATCTTTGTGCTGCCTCTCAACCTCAGCGTGAATATTCTTCTGATCAGGACTACAGAGGCTCTGCTGGAGCTGTTCATCAGGTCTTTAGTTTCATCTGCAGCGAGCACAAGAGACACATCAGCCTCTCACAATGAAACACTTGTTTAA